A window of Micrococcus endophyticus contains these coding sequences:
- a CDS encoding site-specific DNA-methyltransferase has translation MSRLTELLRQARKADEQLGKDLEAEIVALTKRRTFGLVFEQHQPEAVELPGRAVRRGDKVRVLPPRGEVKQGDQRLWRVDRIERVDGTRVAHLSEFEAEQPEQPEQQSALVEDVVVVAEFRDRIYPGLVETGRVERGGDKPFHTVINAENYHALEMLTYTHRHSIDAIYIDPPYNTGAKDWKYNNNYVEGDDDYRHSKWLAFMERRLEIAKELLNPEDSVLIVTIDEKEYLRLGLLLEQIFPDARITMITSSITPGGSTRSGTFNRASEYIYFVQVGTSAPMPLPLSAEWNPVGTKNKQDLYWARLIRSGTQPFRTTHPNLFYPIYVCQTEGGEGTFHSIGDPFYGDGWENASAPQGTTAIWPIRADGREGRWQISPNALREAMSGGFVKLGPWKQKQTTVYYLKQGERAKVANGTFSIVGHRPDGSVITDGSAYQARFVPTDIWRITAHDAGNSGSRLVEKFVPARKFPFPKSLYAVEDALRFFVKGKPHATVLDFFSGSGTTAHAIMRLNKQDSGKRQCISVTNNEVSAEEQRGLRKQGLRPGDPDWEALGICDYITKPRVTAAITGETPQGDPIKGDYRFTDEFPMAEGFEENAAFFTLTYEDPLSIRHHRAFERVAPMLWLRAGSRGRVIDDLGEDGWDVAEAYGVLENIDQMGDFVARVAEVETVETVFVVTDSDAAFQMTCRDLPARVTAVRLYESYLHNFMINRRARA, from the coding sequence TTGTCACGACTGACTGAACTACTGCGGCAGGCGCGCAAGGCCGACGAGCAACTGGGCAAGGACCTCGAAGCCGAGATCGTTGCCCTGACCAAGCGGCGGACCTTTGGCCTGGTCTTCGAGCAGCACCAGCCGGAGGCCGTGGAGTTGCCCGGGCGTGCTGTGCGTCGTGGTGACAAGGTGCGGGTCCTCCCGCCCCGGGGCGAGGTCAAGCAGGGCGACCAGCGGCTCTGGCGGGTAGACCGGATCGAGCGCGTGGACGGCACGCGGGTGGCGCACCTGAGCGAGTTCGAGGCAGAGCAGCCCGAGCAGCCCGAGCAGCAGTCGGCGCTGGTCGAAGACGTGGTGGTCGTGGCCGAGTTCCGCGACCGTATCTACCCCGGCTTGGTCGAGACCGGGCGGGTGGAGCGCGGCGGGGACAAGCCCTTCCACACGGTGATCAACGCCGAGAACTATCACGCGCTGGAGATGCTGACCTACACCCACCGGCACTCGATTGACGCCATCTACATCGACCCGCCGTACAACACCGGGGCGAAGGACTGGAAGTACAACAACAACTACGTCGAGGGGGACGACGACTACCGGCACTCGAAGTGGCTCGCCTTCATGGAGCGACGGCTGGAGATCGCCAAGGAACTACTGAACCCCGAGGACAGCGTGCTCATCGTCACGATTGACGAGAAGGAGTACCTGCGGCTGGGGCTGCTCCTGGAGCAGATCTTTCCCGACGCGAGGATCACGATGATCACGTCCTCGATCACACCCGGGGGGTCCACACGTAGCGGGACCTTCAACCGCGCTTCGGAGTACATCTACTTCGTCCAGGTGGGTACGTCCGCGCCTATGCCACTCCCCTTGTCGGCGGAATGGAATCCCGTTGGCACCAAGAACAAGCAGGACCTGTACTGGGCACGACTGATCCGCTCGGGCACTCAGCCCTTCAGGACGACCCACCCGAACCTCTTCTACCCCATCTACGTGTGTCAAACCGAGGGTGGAGAGGGAACGTTCCACTCGATCGGTGATCCTTTCTATGGAGACGGCTGGGAAAACGCCTCAGCACCACAGGGGACAACGGCGATATGGCCCATTCGTGCAGACGGCAGAGAAGGTCGGTGGCAGATTTCGCCGAACGCGTTGAGGGAAGCGATGTCGGGTGGGTTCGTCAAGTTGGGTCCCTGGAAGCAAAAGCAGACGACTGTCTACTACTTGAAGCAGGGCGAACGGGCAAAGGTCGCCAACGGCACCTTCAGCATCGTCGGTCATCGCCCAGATGGGTCGGTAATCACGGACGGGAGTGCCTACCAAGCGAGATTTGTCCCAACGGATATTTGGCGGATCACCGCGCATGATGCTGGCAACAGCGGAAGCCGTCTTGTCGAGAAGTTCGTTCCCGCTCGGAAGTTTCCGTTTCCGAAGTCGCTGTATGCGGTCGAAGATGCCCTCCGCTTCTTCGTAAAGGGCAAGCCTCACGCGACTGTCCTCGACTTCTTCTCCGGCTCGGGCACGACTGCACACGCCATCATGCGCCTCAACAAGCAGGACAGCGGCAAGCGCCAGTGCATCAGCGTCACCAACAATGAGGTCAGCGCCGAGGAGCAGCGCGGCCTGCGCAAGCAGGGGTTGCGTCCGGGCGACCCCGACTGGGAAGCGCTCGGCATCTGCGACTACATCACCAAGCCCCGAGTAACTGCCGCCATCACGGGCGAGACACCACAGGGCGATCCGATCAAGGGTGACTATCGGTTCACGGACGAGTTCCCGATGGCCGAGGGGTTTGAGGAGAACGCCGCGTTCTTCACGCTCACCTACGAGGACCCGCTGTCGATCCGGCATCACCGGGCGTTCGAGCGGGTTGCTCCAATGCTGTGGCTGCGGGCGGGATCGCGAGGTCGAGTCATTGACGACCTGGGTGAGGACGGCTGGGACGTGGCCGAGGCGTACGGGGTGCTGGAGAACATCGACCAGATGGGCGACTTTGTGGCGCGGGTGGCGGAGGTCGAGACGGTCGAAACCGTGTTCGTGGTGACGGATTCGGATGCCGCCTTCCAGATGACCTGCCGGGACCTTCCCGCGCGAGTGACCGCCGTGCGGCTGTATGAGTCCTACCTGCACAACTTCATGATCAACCGGAGGGCACGCGCATGA